GCGGCACAGCTACGGCTGGCTCGTCGCGGCCAATCTCGTCGGCGTCTGGCTGGCCATCGCACTGGTCTGGCCCGCCGCGGGCGACGCGCTCGTGCCGCTGACGTATGGGCGCTGGGTGCCGCTGCATCTCGACTGGCAGCTCTACGGCTGGTGCTCGCTGCCGATCGTCGGCGCGCTGCTGGCGTGGTGTTCCGCGCCGGCCGACGGGCGCGCGCTCGCGCCCGCGCGCCTCGCGCTCACGGGCTGGTCGCTCGTTCTCGCGCTGGGCGGGCTGACGTGGCTCGGCGGCGGCGTGAGCGGGAAATTGTTTCTCGACTGGGCGGGCAGCGCCCGGCCGTTGCTGCCCGCAGCGATGCTCGTGCTGTGGGGCGTGCTGGCGCGCCTGACGGCGGGCGCGTGGAACGGGTTCTCCCCCGCCGGTCGCGCGCTCCGCGCGCTCGTGCTGGCAGCGCTTCTGCCGGTTCCCGCGGTGCTGTTTTGGTCGACGGGTCGCGAAGTCTATCCGGCCGTGAATCCCGACAGCGGCGGCGCGACCGGCGCGGCGTTGCTCGGGTCGACGCTGGGCATCGTGGCGATCTTCCTGCTGCTGCCGCATCTGCTCCGACTCGCGCCGCGCGGCGCGGCGGTTTGGCGCGGAGCGGTCATCGGCATGCTCGGCGCGAGCGGATTGGCGTTCGCCGCCATCGACCACGGCAACACGTCGCATCACGCTTTCGCGCAGATCGTCGCGCTGGGTTTGCTGGGACTCTGGATTCCGTTGCTCGGCGTCTACTGGCGCGGCTTCGACTGGCCGCCGGCGGCGCGCGCGTGGATGGCGGCGGCACTCGCGTGGTGGGCGCTGCTGATCGTGAGCGGTTGGGTGACGTTCCTGCCCGGCGTCTCCGAGGCGCTGAAGTTCACCCACGGCCTCGTCGGCCACGCGCACCTGGCGATGGCGGGCGTCGTGACCAGCGTGAACGGGATGATTCTCGCCGCGCTCACACGGCAGGCGGTCGACCGGGGCTCGTTCTGGCGCTGGCACGCCGGTTGCGGCGTCTACGTGGTCGCGACGCTCGTGCTCGGCGCGCTGGAGACGGAGCGCAGCGGCGAACTTTTCCGCAGCGCGAATTGGACCCAGGCGCTGCTCGGGCTGCGCCTGATCGGCGGCCTGTCGATGCTCGACGCGTCCGGGCGATGGCTGCGCGACGCCTGGAAACCATGAGCGCGCTCACGGCCGGCCTTTCCCGCCGTTGGCGAATTCGCCTCGCGTTCGCGCTGGGAGGCGCGGCGCTGCTGGCCGCCCGCGGTCGCGCCGCCGACGCGTGGACCGAGCGAGGCCGCGAGGTCTACATCCGCGAAGGCTGCATCCATTGCCACTCGCAATACGTCCGACCGCACGCGCCGCTCGACATCGAGCGCTGGGGGCCGGCCACGCCGCTCGCGCAGCTCCTGCAACAGCGCCCGCCTCTGCCCGGCAATCGCCGCCAGGGCCCCGATCTCGCCAACGTCGGCAATCGCCGCACCGCCGAGTGGAACCGCCTGCACCTGCAGGCGCCGCGCACGATCTCGCCCGGCTCGCGCATGCCGTCCTACGCGCATCTGTTCGCCGGCGAGGATTCCGACGGCGAGGCGCTGGTCGCGTATCTTTCCTCTCTCGGCGCCGACACCATTCCCGAACGCCTGGCACAGCGCGCAGCGTGGCGGCTCCCGTCCAGCACCACCGCGCTCGAGCGTCCGAAGGCCGCCGCGCTGTTCGCGGAACTGTGCGCGCACTGCCACGGCGACACCGGACGCGGCGACGGGCCGCTCGCGGCGCGGCTGAGCGTGCGTCCGCCGGATTGGGGCGCCGGCGCCTGGCGGCATCTCGCCCCCGGAGCGGACGTGGAGCTCGAGCTGGCGCGCATCATCAAGTTCGGCCTGCCCGGTTCGCCGATGGCGGGACACGAGTATCTGCGCGATGGGGAAATTCTCGGGCTCGCCCGCGTCGTCCGTTCGTGGCAGGAAACCCGACGCTGAGATGAAAATCCTGATCGTCGAGGACGAGCCCAAGGTGGCCCGCTTTCTGGAAAACGCGCTCACCGAGCAGGCCTACACGGTGCGGAAAGTCGCGACGTGCGCCGCCGCATGGGACGCGATCGTGGAGTCGCCCTACGACGCCGTCGTGCTCGACCTCGGGCTGCCCGACGGCGACGGGCTCGATCTGTTGCGCGAATGGCGCGCGCGCGGCTTCGACCAGCCGGTGCTCATCCTCAGCGCGCGCAACGCCGTCGAGGATCGCATCCGCGGCCTGAATCTCGGCGCGGACGATTACCTGCCGAAGCCCTTCAGCGTCGACGAGCTCGTGGCCCGCGTGCGCTCGCTGCTGCGCCGCCCGAGCACCGGCCAGCGCACCACCGTGCTGGAGCACAAGGGCGTGCGGCTCGACCTGCTGTCGCGCGTCGCCGAGTGCGACGGTCGCGCCGTCGAGCTGACGACACGCGAATTCGCGCTGTTGGAACTGTTCCTGCACAACCCGCGCCGCGTCCTCACGCGCACGCTCATCGCGGAAAAAGTCTGGGACGCGTCCTACGACCTCGAGACGAACCTGATCGACGTCTACGTGCGGCGCCTGCGGCAGAAATTCGAGCGCCCCGGCAGCGGACCGTTCATCAAGACGATCCGCGGCACGGGCTACCAGCTCGCATGAAATTCCTCGGCACGTTCACCGCGCGCCTCACGGCCCGCTTCGCGATCCTCGTCACGCTCACGACGAGCGCAGTGCTGTTGACCGGCGGACTGTTGCTCAACCACCAGATCGAGCACGGCCTGGAGCTCCTGCATGACGTCGAGGCGGCCGAGATTGGGAAACTGCTCGGCACCGACACGCGGCTGACCGAGGACGAGGTCGAGCAACGCATCCAGCACGACGCCGACAGCGACGCGGCGCTGTTCCTCATCCAAGTGATCGCGCCGGGCGAGAAGATCGTCTTCCGCTCCGACAATCTCGGCGACACCATCCTGCCCGCCAACGGCGACGCGACTCCGCATTGGACGACGCGCCTGCCTTTCCTCGGGCGCGTGCGCCTCTCGTCGTATCGCGTCGGCCCGTGGCGCATCATGGTCGGCAGCTCCCTGGTCAGCGGCGAGCGCATGCTGCGCGACTACATCCGCATCAGCCTCGGCCTCGTCGGCGGCGTGGCACTGCTCAGCGTCGGTCTCGGCTATGCGTTCAGCCGGCAGGCGCTGCGGCCGCTGCGGGCGATCGAAGCGACGGCGCGCAAGATCAGCGCGGACAACCTCGGCCAGCGCATTCCGGTGGCCGGGAGCGACGAGCTCGCATCGTTGTCGCATTTGCTGAACGAAACTTTCGACCGGCTGCAGGCTTCGTTCGAGCAGGTGCGGCAGTTTTCCGCCGACGCCTCGCACGAACTGAAGACGCCGCTCGCGCTCGTGCGCCTGAACGCGGAGAAAATTCGGCAGCGCGTCGGCGGACAGGAGGAGTTGCGCGCCGCGGTCGACGACATCCTCGAGGAAATCGGCTCGCTCAATCACATCATCGATCGCCTGCTTTTTCTCGCCCGCTCGGAAGCGGGTGCCGTGCCGCTGCAAAAGCGCCGCATCGACATCGCGGCGTGGGTGACAGGCTTCGCCGAGGACGCGCAGGCATTGGCGGAAGATCGCGGCGCAAAATTCCGGAGCGGTGAAAATGCCTCCGGCGAACTGACGCTCGATCCGGATCTGCTGCGGCAGCTGCTGCTGAATCTCGTCGCGAATGCCGTGGCGGTCTCGCCCGCGGGCGGCGCCGTGACACTCGAGTCTCGGCCCGACGGCGCGAATTGGACTCTCGCGATCGCGGACGAAGGTCCCGGCCTGCCGGAAGAGCAGCTCGCGCGTGTGTTCGAGCGGTTCGTGCGTTTCAGTCGCGACAGCGCCGCGACGGCGCCGCGTGGTCACGGGCTCGGGCTCGCAATCTGCCGCGCGATCGCGGAGCTGCACGGCGGCAGCATCCGCGCGGAAAACCGGCGCGACGCGCACGGCCTACGCGTGATCGTGACGCTGCCGCGCACGTAGTCGGAAGCGAAGCTTGACGGTCAAGCGAATCGGCGCGTGCAAACGCTCCCGGGCGAAAGTTTAGTGCTCTCCGCCCCGCCCAACCCGCTGTTCCCCGATGAAAACCCTGCGCTTCGCCCTGCTCGTCTCGTTGCTGCTGCCCGCCTTCCTCCTCGCCAAGCCGCTCCGCGTCGGCTTTGCGCAGACCGGCGCCGAGAGCGCGTGGCGCACCGCCAATTCCGAGTCGATGAAAGCCGAAGCCGCCAAACGCGGCATCGAGCTGAAGTTCTCCGACGCGCAGGGCAAACAGGAGAATCAGATCCGCGCCGTCCGCTCATTCATCACGCAGGGCGTCGACGCGATCGTGATCGCGCCGATCGTCGAGACCGGCTGGGACCCCGTGCTCCGCGAGGCGAAGCGCGCGAAGATCCCCGTCATCCTCACCGACCGCAGCATCCAGACCGCGGATGAGTCGCTGTTCGCCTGCTTCATCGGCTCCGATTTCTACGAGGAAGGCCGCCTGGCCGCCGAATGGCTCGCCACGCACACCGGCGGCAAGGGCGCCATCGTCGAGCTGCAAGGCACCCCCGGCTCCGCGCCGGCCAATGAGCGCCGCAAGGCCTTCGCCGACGCGCTCAAGAATCACCCGGAGCTGAAGATCATCGATTCCCAGAGCGGCAACTTCGAGCGCAGCGGCGGCAAGCAGGTCATGGAGGCCTTCCTCAAGAAGCACGGCAAAGCCATCCAGATCGTCTACGCGCACAACGACGACATGGCACTCGGTGCCGCGCAGGCCATCGAGGAAGCCGGCCTCAAGCCCGGCCAAGACATCGTGCTCGTGAGCATCGACGCCATCCGCGAAGCCGTGAAAGCCGTCGCCGACGGCCGGCTGAATTGCACCGTCGAGTGCAACCCGCTCTTCGGCCCGAAAGTCTACGACACCGTCGCGAAGCTTCTCGCGGGCGAGACGGTCCCGAAGAAGGCCTACAACAAGGACGAGCTCTTCGACGCCAAGAACGCCGCCGCCGCCCTGCCCGCGCGGCAATACTGATCGTTGGCCGTGCCCGACGCGCCCCTGCTTCAGCTGCGCGGCATCACCAAGCGCTTCCGCGGGGTGACGGCGTTGCAGGGCGTCGACTTCACCGTGCGCGCCGGAGAAATCCACGCGCTGATGGGCGAAAACGGTGCGGGCAAATCGACGCTGATCAAAGTCCTCACGGGCGTGCATACGCCCGACGAAGGCACACTCACGCTCGCGGGCACCTCGATCCGCCCCGCGTCGCCGAAGGACGCCGAAGCGGCCGGCATCAGCACGGTTTACCAGGAGGTGAATCTCATCCCGTCGCTCTCCGTCGCGGAAAACATCGCGCTCGGCCGCCAGCCGGGTCGCGCGGGATTCATCCACTGGCGCGCGCTGCGCCGTCACGCGCGCGAAGCGCTCGCGCGCCTCGCGATCGAGTGCGACGTCGACGCCGAACTCGGCACGCTCTCCGTCGCCACGCAGCAAATGGTCGCCATCGCGCGCGCGCTCGATCTGCGCGCGCGCCTGCTCGTGCTCGACGAGCCGACCGCGAGCCTCGACGAGCGCGAGGTCGCCGAGCTGTTCAAGCTCATGCGCCAGCTCCGCACGCAAGGCCTCGGCATCGTCTTCGTCACGCACTTCCTCGACCAGGTCTACGCCGTCAGCGACCGCATCACCGTCCTGCGCAATGGCCAGCTCGTCGGCGAATTTTCCGCCGCCGAACTGCCGCGCTTGCAACTCGTCAGCCACATGCTCGGCCACGCGGTAAAAGACGAGTCTGGCCGCACCGGTGAACAGGTCGCGGGTGCCGCGACCGGCGCGAGCGTGCTCGCCGCCGACGGCCTCGCGCGCCGCGGCGCCGTGCATGCGTGCTCCTTCGCGCTGCGCCAGGGCGAGATCGTCGGCCTCGCCGGCTTGCTCGGCTCCGGCCGCACCGAGACGGCGCGCCTGCTCTTCGGCATCGACCGCGCCGACGCCGGCACGCTGAAAGCCGGCGCCGTGCCCGTGCGCGTCGCCAATCCGCGCGATGCCGCGCGCCTCGGTTTCGCGTTCTGCTCCGAGGACCGGAAGACCGAGGGCATTTTGCCGAATCTCTCGGTGCGCGAGAATCTCGTCGTCGCGCTCCAGGCGAAGCAGGGAATCTGGCGCACGCTGTCGCGCGCGCAGCAGGACGAGTTGTGCGCGCACTACATCCGTGCCCTGCGCATCAAGACCGCCGACGCCGAGACACCGATCAAGAATCTCTCCGGCGGCAATCAGCAGAAAGTGCTCCTCGCCCGCTGGCTCGCGACGCGGCCGCAGCTCATCATCCTCGACGAGCCGACGCGCGGCATCGACGTCGGCGCCAAGGCCGAGATCGAGGCGCTGATCGAGCAGCTCCGCGCGCAAGGCCTCGCCGTTCTCCTCATTTCTTCGGAAATCGAGTCCATCGTGCGCACGTGCACCCGCGTGCTCGTGATGCGCGAGCGGCGCCTCGCCGGCGAAGTGCCCGCCGGCGCCGAGCTGACCACCGCGAAACTGATGCGCGTGATGTCCGGCCATGAGTGACGCGCCGAAGAATCGCCCACAGGTGGGCGCCGACGTCCCCGGCGGCGCCACGAACGCGTCACATGCCTCGTCGCCGCCGAGGACGTCGGCGACCACCTCGTTCGCCTTCGTGCGCCAGCACGCGTGGCTGCTCGGCGGCATCGCGGCGCTGCTCGCGGTCAACCTCTTCGCCGATCCCGCGTTTCTGAAACTGGGCTGGCGCGACGGCCACGTCTTTGGCGTGCCGGTGGATATTCTCCTCCAAGGTTCGCGCACGACGCTGCTCGCGCTCGGCATGACGCTCGTGATTGCCACCGGCGGCGTGGATCTGTCCGTCGGTTCGCTCGTCGCCATCGCCGGCGCGGTGTCGGCCTTGCTGCTCAATCAAGGCGCCGGACTGTTTCTCACGCTCGCCGCCGCGCTCGGCGTCGGCGTGGTCGGCGGCGCGATCAACGGCGCGCTCGTCGCGCGCATCGGGCTGCAGCCGATCGTCGCGACGCTCATCCTGATGGTCGCCGGCCGCGGCGTGGCGCAGCTGATCTCGGGCGGACAGGTCATCATCTTTTCGCACGCCGGCTTCGAGTATCTTGCCAACGGTTACCTGCTCGGTTTGCCGGTCGCGCCGTTGCTCGTCGCGGCGGCGTTCGTCGGCACGCACATGTTGCTCCGGAAAACCGCGGCCGGCTTGTTCATCGAGGCCGTCGGCGACAACGAGACCGCGAGCCACTTCGTCGGCATCGCCGCAGCGCGCATCAAGGCGCTGACTTACGTCTTCTCCGGCCTGTGCGCCGGGCTCACCGGCGTGCTCACTGCCGCGAACATCCGCGCCGCGGATGCCAATCGCGCGGGCGAGAACGCCGAGCTCGATGCGATCTTCGCCGTCGTCGTCGGCGGCACGGCGCTGACCGGCGGGCGTTTCACGCTGCTCGGCACGTTTCTCGGCGCGGTCCTGATCCAGACGCTGACGACGACGATGTATTACCGCGGCGTGCCGCCGGCGATCGCGCCGGTGCCGAAGGCGATCGTGATCGTTGCGGTCTGCCTCATCCAATCCGAGGAACTGCGCGCACGGCTGCGGCGCTTCCTGCCGGGCGCGAAAGGAGTCGCGTGAAGCTGCCGCGCCAAATCTCCCCGCTCGCGCTCACGGCCGCGATCTTCATCGCCCTGTTCGTCACGGCGTCGTGCCTCTACGAGGGTTTTTTCTCGACGCGTCTCGCGGTGAACCTGATCGCGGACAACGCGTTTCTCACGATCACGGCAATCGGGATGACGCTCGTGATCCTCACCGGCGGCATCGATTTGTCCGTCGGCTCGGTTGTGGGGTTTTCGTCGATTCTCACCGCCACGCTGCTCGGTCGCGGCTGGTCGCCGCTCGCGGCGTGGAGCGTGACGCTCGCGCTCGGCGTGGTGTTCGGTGGCGGCATGGGAATGTTGATCCAGCTATTCCGGTTGCCGGCGTTTCTCGTGACGCTCGCGGGGATGTTTTTCATGCGCGGCGCGGCGTTCTGGATCAACACGGAGTCGGTCGGCATCACGCACCCGTGGTATGAGCAACTCGCCTCGTTCGAGCTGGCGCTCGGCCCGGTAGCGTTGCCCACGACGGTATTGATCGCGCTCGGCGTCGTGCTGCTCGGCTACGTCGTGGCGCATCACACGCGGTTCGGCCGCACGCTCTTCGCGGTCGGCGGGAGCGAGCAGTCGGCGCTGCTCATGGGGTTGCCGGTCGGAGCGGCGCGCGTGGCGGTTTACGCGGTAAACGGCGGTTGCGCCGCGCTCGCCGGCATCGTCGCCTCGCTCTACACCGGCTCCGGCAACTCCAGCATGGGCACCGGCCTCGAGCTCGACGCGATCGCGGTGGTCGTGATCGGCGGCACGCTGCTGCGCGGCGGCCGCGGCCACATCGCGGGCACGGTGCTCGGCGTGTTGATCTACGGAACAATCCAGGCGGCCATCCTCTTCGACGGTCGCCTGAGTTCATGGTGGATGCGAATTGTGGTCGGGCTTTTGCTGCTGACGTTCGTCCTGCTGCAACGCGTGCGCTTACCGCGCGCGGCGCGCTGACCACGCCCGGCCGAGCAGCGCCAGCGCGAGCAAGCCGGCGGCCCACGGGGCGGGAGCGCCGCCACCGCCGCCCGAGCTGTTCGACGAGCTGTTGGAGTTGTTCGTCGTCGTGCCGCCGGTGCCGTCGCCGGAGGTGCCGGTGGTGGCGGGGACTTCGTAGATTTCGAGTTCCGTGAAGCCGGCGGCGGAGTTCACGCCCGAGACGCTCGCGGTGTAGCTGCCCGGCGCGAGCGAGACGTAGAGTGCGGCGTCCTTGCTGCCGCTCGCGAGCGCCGCGGCACCGACGTTGGTCGCGATGGTGCTCAGCTGCGCGGCGGTGACACCGGAGGTGCCGTTGGTGGTCGTGGGCGTTTCCCAGTTGTCGTTCGTCGCGACGGTGGCGCCGGAGCTGTTTTGAATCTGGAGCGTCGGGTCGGCGTTGCCGCCGCTGAGGCTTTGGGCAGCGAGGGCGGGGCCGAGCGCGCGCACGAGCACGCCCTGATTCGAGCTGCCCTTGATGGTGAACTCGACGGTTTGCGTGCCGGTGTTCGTGCTGGCGCCGCCGCGGCTGGAATACGCGACGAAGCGCGACGGCACGTTGCCGTCGGCTTCGAACAGCTCGGTCATCACCGCGCCGCCCGTGCCGGCGGCGTCCCACACCGCGATGACGTAGGAGCCCGGCGCGAGGGTGGTGACGAGCGCGCTGTCGGCGTCGCCCGAGGCGAGCGTCAGTGCGCCGAGGGAGTTGCCGAGCGCGAGCGTGGTGGCGTCGGTCACGGGCGTGGCGCCCGCGGCCCAGAAGGCGCCGGTGCCGGTGTAGACCTCGAATTTCGGCTGCGCCGCGAAGTCGGAGATGTTCATGCGCGCAAGGCTCGGCCCGGCGGCGCGGAGGAACACGCGGCGCGAGTTCGCCCCGGTGATCACGAAATTCACGAACTGCACCTCGCTGCCCTTCAGGCGCAGCAGCGCGCTGAAGTCCGCGAAGTAGCCGGTCGCGCCGGCGTTGGTGGTGGAGGCGTAGCGCGTGCCTGTGAGCGAGACCGTGCCGCTGCCCGAGCCGGAGTTGCCGCCGTTGGAGCCGCTGCCGCCGGACGAGCCGGAGTTGCCGCCCGAGTAGACGCCGACCGTGACCGTGCCGGCCGCAGTCGTGTTGAAGAATTGCCAATAGGCCTCGGTGACGCCGGCCGCGCCGCCGCCGGAGCCGGCCGTGATGGCGCGGGCGCGGAGCAGGTAGTTGGTGCCCGAGGGCAGCGCCGTCGAACCCGACCACGCCCACGTCTTGCCGTCCGACGAGGGCGTGGCGCTCCCCAAAGTCGTCCACAGATTGCTGTTGGTCGAATACGACAGCGTCACCGCGACGAAATCCGCCGCCGAACCGGAGAGCGTCCACGAGGCGGAGCGCAGATCGGAGCCGACCGCGAAGCTGTAGGCGCCGCTCGTGGCGCCGCTCACGCGACTGAGCAGGAAGTCCGCGGCGCCGCCGAGCGTCGTGAACTCGCCGCCCACGAACGCGCGGCCGTCGAGCAGGCCGGTGAGCGCGTGCACCGAGGCGTTGGCCGTCGCGGTAAACGTCGTGTCGAGCGAGCCGTCGGCCTTCAACAGCGCGAGTTTGGCGTGGCTTTGGCCCGCGAGGTTGGTGAACGCGCCGCCGACGAGGACGGTGCCGTCGACGCGGGCGGAGAGCGCGTAGACGCCGCCGTCGGGCGCGGGGTTGAAGCTCGCATCGAGCGAGCCGTCGGCGTTGAGGCGCGCGAGGTTGTTACG
This window of the Candidatus Didemnitutus sp. genome carries:
- a CDS encoding cytochrome c yields the protein MSALTAGLSRRWRIRLAFALGGAALLAARGRAADAWTERGREVYIREGCIHCHSQYVRPHAPLDIERWGPATPLAQLLQQRPPLPGNRRQGPDLANVGNRRTAEWNRLHLQAPRTISPGSRMPSYAHLFAGEDSDGEALVAYLSSLGADTIPERLAQRAAWRLPSSTTALERPKAAALFAELCAHCHGDTGRGDGPLAARLSVRPPDWGAGAWRHLAPGADVELELARIIKFGLPGSPMAGHEYLRDGEILGLARVVRSWQETRR
- a CDS encoding response regulator transcription factor, whose amino-acid sequence is MKILIVEDEPKVARFLENALTEQAYTVRKVATCAAAWDAIVESPYDAVVLDLGLPDGDGLDLLREWRARGFDQPVLILSARNAVEDRIRGLNLGADDYLPKPFSVDELVARVRSLLRRPSTGQRTTVLEHKGVRLDLLSRVAECDGRAVELTTREFALLELFLHNPRRVLTRTLIAEKVWDASYDLETNLIDVYVRRLRQKFERPGSGPFIKTIRGTGYQLA
- a CDS encoding HAMP domain-containing protein gives rise to the protein MKFLGTFTARLTARFAILVTLTTSAVLLTGGLLLNHQIEHGLELLHDVEAAEIGKLLGTDTRLTEDEVEQRIQHDADSDAALFLIQVIAPGEKIVFRSDNLGDTILPANGDATPHWTTRLPFLGRVRLSSYRVGPWRIMVGSSLVSGERMLRDYIRISLGLVGGVALLSVGLGYAFSRQALRPLRAIEATARKISADNLGQRIPVAGSDELASLSHLLNETFDRLQASFEQVRQFSADASHELKTPLALVRLNAEKIRQRVGGQEELRAAVDDILEEIGSLNHIIDRLLFLARSEAGAVPLQKRRIDIAAWVTGFAEDAQALAEDRGAKFRSGENASGELTLDPDLLRQLLLNLVANAVAVSPAGGAVTLESRPDGANWTLAIADEGPGLPEEQLARVFERFVRFSRDSAATAPRGHGLGLAICRAIAELHGGSIRAENRRDAHGLRVIVTLPRT
- a CDS encoding ABC transporter substrate-binding protein produces the protein MKTLRFALLVSLLLPAFLLAKPLRVGFAQTGAESAWRTANSESMKAEAAKRGIELKFSDAQGKQENQIRAVRSFITQGVDAIVIAPIVETGWDPVLREAKRAKIPVILTDRSIQTADESLFACFIGSDFYEEGRLAAEWLATHTGGKGAIVELQGTPGSAPANERRKAFADALKNHPELKIIDSQSGNFERSGGKQVMEAFLKKHGKAIQIVYAHNDDMALGAAQAIEEAGLKPGQDIVLVSIDAIREAVKAVADGRLNCTVECNPLFGPKVYDTVAKLLAGETVPKKAYNKDELFDAKNAAAALPARQY
- a CDS encoding sugar ABC transporter ATP-binding protein, encoding MPDAPLLQLRGITKRFRGVTALQGVDFTVRAGEIHALMGENGAGKSTLIKVLTGVHTPDEGTLTLAGTSIRPASPKDAEAAGISTVYQEVNLIPSLSVAENIALGRQPGRAGFIHWRALRRHAREALARLAIECDVDAELGTLSVATQQMVAIARALDLRARLLVLDEPTASLDEREVAELFKLMRQLRTQGLGIVFVTHFLDQVYAVSDRITVLRNGQLVGEFSAAELPRLQLVSHMLGHAVKDESGRTGEQVAGAATGASVLAADGLARRGAVHACSFALRQGEIVGLAGLLGSGRTETARLLFGIDRADAGTLKAGAVPVRVANPRDAARLGFAFCSEDRKTEGILPNLSVRENLVVALQAKQGIWRTLSRAQQDELCAHYIRALRIKTADAETPIKNLSGGNQQKVLLARWLATRPQLIILDEPTRGIDVGAKAEIEALIEQLRAQGLAVLLISSEIESIVRTCTRVLVMRERRLAGEVPAGAELTTAKLMRVMSGHE
- a CDS encoding ABC transporter permease; the encoded protein is MSDAPKNRPQVGADVPGGATNASHASSPPRTSATTSFAFVRQHAWLLGGIAALLAVNLFADPAFLKLGWRDGHVFGVPVDILLQGSRTTLLALGMTLVIATGGVDLSVGSLVAIAGAVSALLLNQGAGLFLTLAAALGVGVVGGAINGALVARIGLQPIVATLILMVAGRGVAQLISGGQVIIFSHAGFEYLANGYLLGLPVAPLLVAAAFVGTHMLLRKTAAGLFIEAVGDNETASHFVGIAAARIKALTYVFSGLCAGLTGVLTAANIRAADANRAGENAELDAIFAVVVGGTALTGGRFTLLGTFLGAVLIQTLTTTMYYRGVPPAIAPVPKAIVIVAVCLIQSEELRARLRRFLPGAKGVA
- the yjfF gene encoding sugar ABC transporter permease YjfF encodes the protein MKLPRQISPLALTAAIFIALFVTASCLYEGFFSTRLAVNLIADNAFLTITAIGMTLVILTGGIDLSVGSVVGFSSILTATLLGRGWSPLAAWSVTLALGVVFGGGMGMLIQLFRLPAFLVTLAGMFFMRGAAFWINTESVGITHPWYEQLASFELALGPVALPTTVLIALGVVLLGYVVAHHTRFGRTLFAVGGSEQSALLMGLPVGAARVAVYAVNGGCAALAGIVASLYTGSGNSSMGTGLELDAIAVVVIGGTLLRGGRGHIAGTVLGVLIYGTIQAAILFDGRLSSWWMRIVVGLLLLTFVLLQRVRLPRAAR